A single genomic interval of Natronolimnobius sp. AArcel1 harbors:
- a CDS encoding nicotinate phosphoribosyltransferase: protein MSTPFDTVPDEAILEGRATDAYFERTRTTLEHAGRNPHVVAEVTADQFPTGEFEVFTGITDVATLFEGYDVDIDALPDGQLFDGGPVMRIEGSYLDFAALETSLLGFLSQPSGFATAALEARLAAPDSQVLSFGARHVHPTIAATVERAALLAGLDGFSHVAAGEVLERDPGGTMPHALMFCFGEGNQAEAWTAFDEAVAEDVPRVALVDTFWDEKSESLLAAETLGDELDGVRIDTTGSRRGDFRHIAREVRWELDARGHEDVDIFCSGGLTPESIRELRDVADGFGVGSHITGAPSVDFSLDIVEINEGSEDPSSSRTQSGDDGEPISKRGKLSGVKEVYRTPDGGHQVSLADREGPEDGDALLEPLIRDGEIVREFDLGEATERCLADADVVGFDESTD from the coding sequence ATGTCAACACCGTTCGATACCGTCCCTGACGAGGCAATTCTTGAGGGGCGCGCGACGGACGCCTACTTCGAGCGCACCCGGACAACGCTCGAGCACGCCGGGAGGAATCCCCATGTAGTCGCCGAAGTGACCGCCGATCAGTTCCCAACCGGGGAGTTCGAGGTTTTCACGGGTATCACAGACGTGGCCACGCTGTTCGAGGGCTACGACGTCGATATCGACGCCCTGCCGGACGGGCAACTGTTCGACGGCGGCCCCGTCATGCGCATCGAGGGCTCGTATCTCGACTTTGCCGCACTCGAGACCTCGCTACTTGGCTTTCTCTCACAGCCGAGTGGCTTCGCGACCGCCGCACTCGAGGCACGACTGGCTGCCCCCGACTCGCAGGTCCTGTCGTTCGGCGCGCGCCACGTCCACCCGACCATCGCCGCGACGGTCGAACGCGCGGCCTTGCTCGCCGGACTGGATGGCTTTTCGCACGTCGCCGCGGGCGAGGTCCTCGAGCGCGACCCGGGCGGGACGATGCCCCACGCGCTCATGTTCTGTTTTGGAGAGGGGAATCAGGCCGAGGCGTGGACTGCGTTCGACGAGGCCGTCGCCGAGGACGTGCCGCGAGTCGCCCTCGTCGACACCTTCTGGGACGAGAAAAGCGAGAGCCTGCTGGCCGCTGAAACGCTCGGCGACGAGTTAGACGGCGTCCGAATCGACACCACCGGTTCCCGGCGCGGCGACTTCCGACACATCGCTCGAGAGGTTCGCTGGGAACTCGACGCCCGCGGCCACGAAGACGTTGATATCTTCTGTAGCGGCGGGCTCACACCCGAGTCGATCCGCGAACTGCGCGATGTTGCGGATGGTTTTGGCGTCGGCAGTCACATCACCGGTGCGCCATCGGTCGACTTCAGCCTCGATATTGTCGAAATCAACGAGGGATCGGAAGATCCCTCGAGCAGCCGGACGCAGTCCGGCGACGATGGCGAGCCAATCTCCAAACGTGGCAAGCTCTCAGGCGTCAAAGAGGTCTATCGCACACCAGACGGCGGCCATCAGGTTTCGTTAGCCGATCGCGAGGGACCCGAGGATGGAGATGCGTTGCTCGAGCCCCTCATCCGCGATGGAGAGATTGTCCGAGAGTTCGACCTTGGAGAGGCGACCGAGCGGTGTCTGGCCGACGCCGACGTAGTTGGATTCGACGAATCAACGGATTGA
- a CDS encoding Hvo_1808 family surface protein, translating to MARVKLAAVVLLVVLAGCSVPGALDEFDDDREPGQIGHYAYDDVFEFDGSEGLTESELEAVKYRAMARIEVIRGLQFDHDVDLEVIDRSEYRTQRGESPAASAVENELWRGLFIIDGETDVNEARDALYGGAVQGYYTSDRIVIVTDDTDEIRINRDTLVHELVHALQDQHFGLERTGETLDAQRAETSLIEGEANYLPYLYAERCDDDWQCLPDPAGPAESELEADDEVEEVDTVDDPADADDAETADELSGQPFNVGLFLSIYAPYSEGPAFVEALHDRDSDWSAVDRAYDDRPASTSQVIHPDRYPDDEPVDVTIPDRSSDDWEPVTVGDELLENETVGEATLFGALWTNGAIDRPLTAGATTLSPYNYSAPATDGWAGDTFQVYHDADNENRTGHVWELAWERPADAEDFADAYRTVLETNDAEQVDDATGETYRIADGDAFAGAYRLAVSGDTVTIVGAPTVDDLEGIHASDSAAPSALAGSHSSPSAAPATAAPSMASPMADG from the coding sequence ATGGCCCGCGTCAAACTCGCTGCCGTTGTCTTGCTCGTCGTTCTCGCTGGCTGTTCGGTCCCCGGCGCACTCGATGAGTTCGACGACGACCGCGAACCGGGCCAGATCGGCCACTACGCATACGATGACGTCTTCGAGTTCGACGGCAGCGAGGGGCTGACCGAATCCGAACTCGAGGCCGTCAAGTACCGGGCCATGGCGCGGATCGAAGTCATCCGTGGCCTGCAGTTCGATCACGACGTCGACCTCGAGGTGATCGACAGAAGCGAGTATCGTACCCAGCGCGGCGAGAGCCCAGCGGCCTCGGCAGTCGAGAACGAACTCTGGCGGGGGCTGTTCATCATTGACGGCGAGACAGATGTGAATGAGGCACGTGATGCACTCTATGGCGGCGCGGTACAGGGTTACTACACCAGCGACCGCATCGTCATCGTCACCGACGACACTGACGAGATTCGCATCAACCGCGATACGCTCGTCCACGAACTCGTCCACGCACTGCAGGATCAGCACTTTGGCCTCGAGCGCACCGGTGAGACGCTCGACGCCCAGCGCGCGGAGACGAGCCTGATCGAAGGCGAGGCGAACTATCTCCCGTACCTGTACGCCGAGCGCTGTGACGACGACTGGCAGTGTCTTCCCGACCCTGCTGGGCCAGCCGAGTCCGAACTCGAGGCGGACGACGAGGTCGAAGAAGTCGACACAGTGGACGACCCTGCCGACGCTGACGACGCCGAAACGGCAGACGAACTTTCAGGCCAGCCGTTCAACGTCGGATTGTTCCTCTCAATCTACGCGCCCTACTCCGAGGGGCCGGCGTTCGTCGAGGCGCTTCACGACCGCGACTCCGACTGGAGCGCCGTCGACCGTGCCTACGACGACCGACCAGCGAGCACCTCGCAGGTGATCCATCCCGACCGCTACCCCGACGATGAGCCAGTCGACGTGACGATTCCGGATCGCTCGAGTGACGACTGGGAGCCAGTGACGGTCGGCGACGAACTGCTCGAGAACGAGACGGTCGGCGAGGCGACGCTCTTTGGCGCGCTCTGGACGAACGGCGCGATTGACCGCCCGCTGACAGCGGGTGCAACGACGCTGTCGCCGTACAACTATTCGGCTCCAGCAACCGACGGCTGGGCCGGCGACACGTTCCAGGTGTATCACGACGCCGACAACGAGAATCGAACTGGCCACGTCTGGGAACTCGCCTGGGAGCGCCCCGCGGATGCCGAGGACTTCGCCGACGCCTACCGGACTGTGCTCGAGACCAACGACGCCGAGCAGGTCGACGACGCAACCGGCGAGACGTATCGAATCGCAGACGGCGATGCCTTCGCGGGCGCGTACCGGCTTGCTGTCAGCGGCGACACCGTCACAATCGTCGGCGCACCGACCGTCGATGACCTCGAAGGGATTCACGCCAGCGACTCGGCGGCCCCATCCGCGCTCGCTGGCAGTCACAGTTCCCCATCGGCTGCCCCGGCGACGGCTGCACCCTCGATGGCGTCGCCGATGGCAGACGGGTAG